Proteins found in one Sphingobium sp. V4 genomic segment:
- the dnaJ gene encoding molecular chaperone DnaJ: protein MTTEVDYYELLEVERTADSATIKSAYRKMAMKYHPDKTGGCTDSEARFKAVSEAYECLKDPQKRAAYDRYGHAAYTNAQNGGGGGGGFRGGAGGFSDLGDIFETIFGQAGFGGQGGGRQQQRRGADLRYDMEISLDEAYHGKQTEIQIEVSAACDSCDGSGAQPGTGVKSCGTCGGHGQVRAQQGFFVVERTCPSCHGAGQVIESPCRSCRGEGRVDKPKTLSVNIPAGVDEGTRIRLSGEGEAGARGAPSGDLYIFLHVKRHSIFERDGTTLFCRAPVSFTTAALGGVIEVPGLDGIRHEIKIPSGIQSGKQIRQRGAGMPVLNGRGQGDLVVQVDVETPTKLTAKQKELLEAFRETETGEECPQSTGFFSKLKEMWGD from the coding sequence ATGACTACCGAAGTTGATTATTACGAGCTGCTCGAAGTCGAGCGCACGGCGGACAGCGCCACGATCAAGAGCGCCTATCGCAAGATGGCGATGAAATATCACCCGGACAAGACCGGGGGCTGCACCGACAGCGAAGCCCGGTTCAAGGCCGTGTCGGAAGCCTATGAGTGTCTGAAGGACCCGCAGAAGCGCGCGGCCTATGACCGTTATGGCCATGCGGCGTATACCAACGCCCAGAATGGTGGCGGTGGCGGCGGTGGATTCCGGGGCGGCGCGGGCGGTTTTTCCGATCTGGGCGATATTTTCGAGACGATTTTCGGCCAGGCCGGTTTCGGCGGCCAGGGCGGCGGGCGCCAGCAGCAGCGCCGCGGCGCGGACCTCCGCTACGACATGGAAATCTCGCTCGACGAAGCCTATCATGGCAAGCAGACCGAGATCCAGATCGAGGTGTCGGCCGCCTGCGACAGTTGCGACGGATCGGGCGCGCAGCCCGGCACCGGGGTCAAGAGCTGCGGCACCTGCGGCGGCCATGGCCAGGTGCGCGCGCAGCAGGGCTTTTTCGTGGTCGAGAGGACCTGTCCGTCCTGCCATGGCGCGGGCCAGGTGATCGAAAGCCCCTGCCGGTCCTGCCGGGGCGAAGGGCGGGTGGACAAGCCCAAGACGCTGTCGGTCAATATCCCGGCCGGCGTCGATGAAGGCACCCGCATCCGGTTGTCCGGCGAGGGCGAGGCCGGGGCGCGGGGCGCGCCTTCGGGCGACCTCTATATCTTCCTGCATGTGAAGCGTCATTCGATCTTCGAACGCGACGGCACGACCCTGTTCTGCCGCGCGCCCGTCAGCTTCACCACGGCGGCCTTGGGTGGCGTGATCGAAGTGCCGGGCCTCGACGGCATCCGGCATGAGATCAAGATCCCGAGCGGCATCCAGTCGGGCAAGCAGATCCGCCAGCGCGGCGCCGGTATGCCGGTGCTGAACGGCCGAGGGCAGGGCGATCTCGTCGTCCAGGTCGATGTCGAGACGCCGACCAAGCTGACGGCCAAGCAAAAGGAACTGCTCGAAGCCTTTCGCGAGACGGAGACGGGTGAGGAATGCCCGCAATCGACGGGTTTCTTCTCCAAGCTCAAGGAAATGTGGGGGGATTGA